The following nucleotide sequence is from Pandoraea thiooxydans.
TGGCACCCATGACCAATTGGTGGCGCTCGACGGCGTTTACGCGGGCTTGTTGCAGGGTGGGTGATCTTGCAACCGATCATCGCTTTGACGCCACTCCTTTCGCAGGATGGCGTACTGCATGGTGTTCTCGAAAATTGGCTCCCCGTTGTCGTCCTTTATGAACGATACATATTCGAGAAACAGCCCCTCCTGCCGCATCCCGAGTCGCTCGCACAGACGCCGGGAGGCGCGGTTGTGGTCCTCGACATAGGCATAAAGCCGGCGGGCTCCCTTGACGCTGAACAAGTAGGCGAACAAAGCCCGAGCCGCTTCGGAAGCAAAGCCACAACCACTGAAATCTCCGTTGAAATTCCACCCGACCGCGAACGTGTCCCCTTCAGGAACGGCAAACAGGTCCCCGAT
It contains:
- a CDS encoding GNAT family N-acetyltransferase, with product MDPIETNRLVLRNFRSADAPGLYAYLKEPGASCFLSMKLDDMDAAEAEVENRSRSDDCIAVCLKDSGELIGDLFAVPEGDTFAVGWNFNGDFSGCGFASEAARALFAYLFSVKGARRLYAYVEDHNRASRRLCERLGMRQEGLFLEYVSFIKDDNGEPIFENTMQYAILRKEWRQSDDRLQDHPPCNKPA